The region GCCTTTCATAGGTCCACCATAAGATCCATCTTTATAGCCTTTCAAAGCCATTTCAGTTTTTGCAACATCCCAACCTTTAATAATTTGAGATTTACCTAAAGCTTGCTTTTCAGCATTTGCACCATGACATCCAGCACATGCTTTATAAATACCTGCTCCATCAGCTGCAAAAAGTGATGTACCTGCTATTATTAATAATCCTGCTAATATTTTTGTAGTTTTCATTTTATACTCCTGTTAATTGGTTCTTAAATAATAGGAACCTTACTCTCTTTAAAAAATTCTAAAGAGAACAAACAAATTGTTCTTAGAATTTATAAAAGAAGTATAAAATCTAATTGTGAAGTGATTGTGGATGTATATTTAGTTAAAAAACTTATTGTAGTTTGCCAAAGATTTTATATTTTTCCCAATATCTATCTAAGGCTTCTTTTAATTTTTCATCATCTAATTTAGTTTTCTTTTTTATACCAAACCTTTTTATAAAGGCTTCTGGCATTATTGTTTCATCTTTATTTGGTTTTTTTAGATAATCTGTCATTGCTTCTTTTACTCTTCGTTCACTACTATATTTAAGTAAATATCTGTAAAAGTATTTATCTATTGATACAGGTAATTTATTATGACATTTTAGACAATTATCTTTATAAACATCTGCACTTAAACTACTTAATAGTAAAAAAACTAGTATTATTAATCTTGCCATTTTATTTCCATTTTAGTACCTACTTTAACCTCTGAAGAGACATCAATTTTAAAATCATACTCTTTTGCAATCAAAGATACTATATTTAACCCTATTCCAAAGCCGCCTACACTTTTATCAAAACGTATATATCTTTGAAATAATTGCTCTATTTGCTCAGAAGTCATACCTTTTCCAGTATCTTTAA is a window of Arcobacter sp. LA11 DNA encoding:
- a CDS encoding c-type cytochrome, coding for MKTTKILAGLLIIAGTSLFAADGAGIYKACAGCHGANAEKQALGKSQIIKGWDVAKTEMALKGYKDGSYGGPMKGVMKGQVARLSDADMKAVAEHIANLK